Part of the Sorghum bicolor cultivar BTx623 chromosome 1, Sorghum_bicolor_NCBIv3, whole genome shotgun sequence genome, TCGCTGATAGTAGATAATATAATAACATATAATAATGTCTGCATTGCTGTGTATACAAGCTTATGTGCAAGGCCAGAGAAAAGGTGTTGTCTTTAAACGAATGGAAAAGGAGGTTGCTTTGGTAAAAACTTAATTCTCTTATCTAAAGTTATGATATATCTCCTGGTGGTAAGCTGTAAGCATCAGTTTTATCATTTGCTAATGCTAATTTGTTACATTTGTTTTGTTTCGGAATGCTTTCTTCTGTAATGTCATACTTGTAGTAGTGTTAATTCTTGCTTGCAGGTTACAGCAGGCTTTCGAAGATATTGTAGTCTTCAATCCCTTGGGCATAGGTGCCCAGTCAGCAAATTATAGTTCTTCTTTTCTactagtcctttctaaaagcaGTAGTCATATAGCTTCTGTCCTTTGCTCCTAGCATATTCACCTTATTTTGTTTACAGATTTTTTTCAGGATGTGGTCACATTCAGCTTCTCACTGGATTTAGTTTTAAACTATGTTCCTCACTGGAATCGATATGATACATGTAGTTGATGTCTTCAATAGGTGTTGATAGGGAGGCCCGAGGTTCCACAAATCTCTATCTGTGCTGAGACGAATGGATTGGCTGCAGTGTGGCAGCACTATTGGTTCATTTTCACGGCCCCGCACACATAAGATGATGTCCTTTGTTTATTAATGCACAGAAACATCTAAATCTAGTGCCAGAGCCCAGAGGCATTCCTGTTTCTCTCTGTATTTATCTATCCTACAGCAGCATCATGGCAGCATGAGACACAGAGAGGTCATGCGCATGTGAcatgtggtgtgtgtgtgtaaGAGTTTGGAAAAAAGAGTGGTGGTGGTAAATTCACATCTTTACTCCTCTTTTATGAGCACTGACTTTAATCAGGTCTCCCTTAATGCACTGCACCCTGACCCACGTCGCTCACAAAGAGGAAATGTTCTCTGAAAAGTTTCCCTTGGGCTCGCTGGGGTACCCTCCTCACCTTTGAGTTGAGCACCTTTTCTcctctattttttattttaaatatttgtgTTTCTTGCAGGAAAACTTTTTAACTTCTTGATAAAATGAGATAGCCTTTAAGGAATCTTGTGGCAGTAAATATTTCTGCAATGGTAAGTAATATATATACATGTCATATCTGAGAATATTTTCTCTCATTGGAGTTTTGTTTTCCCTAAGGGACACACCTCTAGGAGAAGCAGCAATAGTCCATTTTCCATACTTCCATTGCTTTCCTTTCCAGGCTAGACGAGTAAACTGGCGCGTGAGTAGGTGATGAAAGGatctcaatttaatcaggtacGTATCCTACTGTCACGAGGTTAGGTTGCAGCTGCACTACAAGATTGTCAATCGTGCTAAATTCATAGCTTGTTCGCTTGAGATTATCTGTCGAATCTACCAGTCATTCAACAGTGTTTGCAACTCCTATATCTTTATGCATATGCAGTAAGGAACATGCATCAACAGTAGTCTGAGCTGTATTCTTGATATATCTAGTTTCATACTGTAGTTGCATAGGTCCTTATGCTACTTCTGGCATCTGTCATTTGATATTCATCATCAATGGCTATTCTGTcatttatcattttttttccaaaaccgGTCAGCTATAAGCCTGGTGCATGCCACAGATATTTGAACCAGCTGTCCagcatttttgttttggaaataaCGACCTGGTGTCCTGGTAAAATACTCTTGACTCACCCCGGCCCCTAATCTCCCTGTTCAAATGTTCTTGCTGTTTCTATTTTAAAATTCTGAAGATTCAAAAGGACAGTAAAGCAGCAGGCTTTTTTTCCATGAAAAGTAGCCAACTGCCGGTTTATATTATATTGAAGTTGTATGAAgcgaaaaatactaagattttctGGTGTGTAAATATATTTCAACAGAAAAATCTGGTACCCAACATAATTGAGCCCAAGGGTCTCAAGGGAACCAACCAAACATGCCAGATACTCTTGTTCAAAGAGCTTGTTAATTTATTTATAATATGGCATACATGATGCCTCAATCCATCTGCATATATTAACAGAGTATGCTTTCACTGTTATCCAGTATATTGTACTCCCTTTGCCCAAAATATCTGTTGTTTTCGCTTTTCTAGAAACAACTTTGACAAaatatatgttaaaaatattaatatttacggTACATAATTGGTATCATTGAAAAGTTCTTTGAATCTATTTTTTAatatttggagatataaatattgcacctattttctataaattgagTTAAATTAACAGCAGGGAAATCAAAAGTGAAAGATAATTTAGCACAGAGAGAGTATATGTAACAGGATGATCTACACATCTCATCATTTCTCTCTTGTTTTTCTGGGGTGTTAATCTGATGTAGCCAGTCAAAGACAGATCTTGACCTGCCCAGAGGCCACAAATGCAGTGGGCCACACGTGGGTTGGGGAAAGGCCGGTCATGTGATGTACTATAAAATGTCTCTCCCAAACACATCACCAGCAGGCTTTGTCATGTATGGAGCAGAATCTTCCAAGATATTCAAATTCCAACAGCCAATTGCCACGTAACACAGAAGCACTTCGTTTAATATATTCTCAcaaatgcatgtttgtattACGTTATATCTGTCCTCCACTTTATCTGATGCTTCGCTGTTAAAGCTGATTGCAGCTGGTGAGGTATCTAATGCAGGACATTTGCCATCATGCCATTTACACCTGCATGCACTGATGCTTCTGAATACGTATGTTATTTGCAGGGTATATATGGTATTTGAGATGCATCACCATGGTCCATGCCTGCCCAGAATTTGATGTGTGCACGGAGTACAGAGCGGTAGTATTGACACAGACTGAGACAAACTGATGCTTGGAAAAGCATCAGATAAAGGAATGGGGAAAGGGATAGAGGGACTACAATTCCAGTTATTGCACTCCAGAACCCTCTGCATCTCCTTTGCACAAAAGGTAAACCCTACCCTATTCTATGTATACCTATTCCCTCTGTTCTATAAAGATGTGATGTAGTGCATTTTAGTATTTAAAATTTATTCTCAAATATAATACATTATAGAGAAAAAAACCAGTTTTACATTAAACATTTTCTATTTATCAACCAATTACCATTAATCACGTTGATGATAACGTCTGATTAGAAAATAAAATGAGGGTATATGCGTCTTTTATGTTCTCTCTTAATTTTGTCTTAAAACTACTAGAACGCATAACATTACAGGACAAAGAGACTATATAGATAAAGGCTTCACACTGTGCCATGTCACCTACAAAACAGTACCATCCAACTCACACATTTGACCCACACATTTGCCATCCAACTCACATTTTCCCTTCTCCAATACTAATCAAAATGTTTATCTCCGCAAGTAATATGAAGGAGAATGTCATTAAACATCCTGCACGTCCCATTGCTATCCAAAATTGAATAGAAACGGACTATGAAACCCACCTATCATCTTCCTCGTGACCTCATCACACGGTCCTCTGTTAGTCTGGTCCATGTAGAGACAAAACCGGGAATTGGTTAGGCTGGCTAATTTTTCAGCTGATGCTAATTTATTTtgaaagaaaaacattgttTTGTGGTTGAAAAGTAGTGCTAATAAGTTCAAGCGAAGTCGATGGAACTTACCAAATAAGCATCATTACGTTAATCAAGacatatttttatagtaaaccTATTTTGATATACTAATGTTAATACTATGTTCTATAAATCTATTTAAATTAAAAATTAGTTGACTTCTCGTAAATGAAGATGTTCACTTATTTTGGGGTGAAGGAACTACTTGATAGACCTATTTTAAAATTATGGCTTGTCAAATCTTTGGCATGGTAAATTTTGGATGCCAACCAAGCAGGCCCAATGTCAATACATGGTTGGACTAAGTCAGCCTTTATTAAATTTGACCACAGCATGTCGACCGAGAGGTCTCTTATCTAGGTCAGCACATGTTGAATGCCCCACGATGAGTGTACTGTTTGCTTCGCTGAAATTTGGCTGCTACTATGCTTGGGGGGGAAAAAATATTGTTTGCTTCGCTAAAAGTACTACTAAAGTAGTGCTGAAAAATAAGGCGTAGTTGTATGCTAAAATCACTTATTTTGTAGTGTACGTGTGTGGAAATATGTTCATTGCTGACATTAATTAGAGTCAGGTGATTATTAGTACGTCATACATATATAGCGGTGTCAGATGATCATAAGCGTCAGTTATCAATCACCTTTATTTAGTGTTCATTGCTAGTGtttgagaagaagaagaacttggtttgaaaCGTTAGGGTTCTGCTGGCCGGCTGCTGCATCAATTGTACTAGTGTTTGTAGTTAAGGCATGATCCATATATATGTACGGTTATTCTATATTTAAACGTTCGATTATGTTCATGCATGATGAGAAAGTATCGATCATTAATTAATCAACCCCTGTACGTTCATGTCactatgcatatatattgtcctCTTGCATATATAATtcacgtatatatatatatatgtagttttaTATGCATGGTGAGTATTATCTACTGAGGCATTGTTCATTCATACATATATACTGTACATATACAATCATGCACTCACTGTACAAGTCATAAACAGttgcacagcagcagcaggtatatatatgcatatacatGCCATGGAATTCCTCGTGACCACTGAGCAGAGCCCCTCCTAAAAACCAAGTGGAGCTAGTACGTGCCAAGCGGAAGTGCGTGCAGGAAGGCACACGCACGCACAGATatccatgcatatgcatgtataatgatgagagagagagggagagagatggGGACAGAggtcctgtttggttccaccaactaaattttagctagctaaactttagtcactttagtagctaaagttccaaacacattgactaaaagaggataaaatagtttagttccattagtcacccaagagtagctaaaataattttagctagctaaaatttagttggtggaaccaaataGGGCCAGAGATTGGAGGAGACTATAGGGCTAGAGAGCTAGAGGGCCGGACAGTGACCCACACCCACCGGTGTCCAGCAAGAATATTTGAAGGTGGTGCCCTGTGCTGTGGGCGTTCATGTGTGCGCTCCAGTCTGAGACAGTGCGTGAGAGGTCGTAGAGTGCCTTTCATAGCTTTCTCCTGTCGTCCCCTCACTCTCGCACTAGCAATCTAGCATAGAGCGGCAGTGTTGCCTTGCTCCTTTTGTTGCCTCCCTCTTGCATCCATATCATCCCATGGCGGCATTCCTCGTGGAGAGGCCGTgcagtggcggtggcggtgagaagaagacgaagacgacgacgacgacggtggtGTTGTCCATGGACGACATGGATATGAGCTCGCACGCTGCTAAGCCGGCCGGGCCGGCCCCCTTCCTTACCAAGACCTTCCAGCTCGTGGACGATCACCGCACCGACCACGTCGTGTCGTGGGGGGAGGACGGCGCCACCTTCGTGGTGTGGCGGCCGCCGGAGTTCGCCAGGGACCTCCTCCCCAACTACTTCAAGCACAACAACTTCTCCAGCTTCGTCAGGCAGCTCAACACTTATGTGAGTGATTatgcatatacatatatattagcCGCGCATGCTCAGGTTGTGAGTGTGTGTTTATCTGCGTGCGTGTCAGTGTGTGCTTGTCTCCATCATTTGGAATTAATTTTGCATGGTTTGATTTGGAAGTCAAACGAGCAGGCTGTTAGTGTGTGGCCGGCTGTAGTGTTAAGTTAGCTGCGAGGGTCTGCCGGTCTGGTCGTCAGTGGGGGCGAAAAGATGAGTGTCATATGCATATGCATGTCTGAAGATTTTAAGACTAGCTGTTGGTTGGTGGTGACTGGTGACGTTTCATCATTTCCATTTCGTGTTTCCTAGAACGTGACAAAGATGTTGTTTGCTTCTGGGCAGTGGCTGTGGACTGAAGAATGGGATAGATACAGAGGACATGTACCATCGTAGATACAGAGGAGGACAAATTTTTGAACGCTAGATTTGAAAGCCACTGCTAGCTGGAGTAGTGTGCTTCCTACCTGCCCATTTTTTGTATTTCCTGGTGGACTCCAAAAAAGAACATAAATATCTTCTATCTTTTGCCACTTTCATTGGTTCTTTGTTGAGGACTGAGCTTGGTTACGTTCTTATTTGCAATTTGAAACCTCAGTTCTAGCGATATAGCTTCGTCCTACCACCTGCAGAGTTCATGGTTTGTGAAGACCAAAACTTTTCACAAGTTACAACGATAAAAGTAGTTGCATTACATTCCATTTACAACATCAATCTTCTTTTTACCCTCCTCTCATCCACAACAAAGCACATCATATGCATTCATGCTTCTCACACCGGTAAATAAACAGTACATTTCTGCAGTGATATTTGTCTCCCAATCATTGTCAGAGAAGAGACATGAGCACTTGCAGTGCAAGTACAGTAGACAAACTCCATCCTGTGTCATCATGTATGTTGTGTTTATGGCTTCATGTAGAACCGATTTTGACCAAGGTTTTAAATCTCTGGTTAAGCTGTCGCTATAGCCTGCTATAGTTGTTTGAGGTAAATCAATTTATGTCCACAATATAATTACAATTTAGTGTGCTATAAGCACGCTATTGCCTCATTTAGCTATGTTTGAGAGGGCATCTGCTAAAATGTCTGTGAGTAGCGACAACTAAGCATTCGAACTTGCACCGTCCTTCTAGCTAATTAGcatatttttttggctttttgcaGGGTTTCAGGAAGATCGTGGCAGACAGGTGGGAGTTCGCCAACGAGTTCTTCAGGAAGGGCGCTAAGCACCTCCTCTCGGAGATCCACCGGAGGAAGTCTTCGTCGTCGTGCTTGCAACCGCCGCAGAAGCTGCAGCCGCCGCTCCCTCAGCACCAGCCTTACCTCAGCCTCTTCATGCCGCCGCAGCCGCCTCGGCATCCATCGTGCTACAACGTCCAGGAGGAGGACCACGGCGGCAAGGACTTCCTGGCGACCCTGTCGGAGGACAACCGGGAGCTCCGGCGGCGCAACTCGCTGCTGTTGTCGGAGCTGGCGCACATGAGGAGACTCTACAACGACATCATATACTTCCTGCAGAACCACGTGGAGCCGGTGGTGCCGACGCCggtggcgacgacgacgaccgccAGCTGCAGGCTGGTGGAGCTCGGTTCTACCGACAGCGACACCTCGGCACCGACGTGGAGGCCACGCGGCGACGATGAGGCGCCGGTGAAGCTGTTTGGCGTGCGCCTGAACGACGGCAAGAAGAGGAGGGCACAGCAGGTCGTCCCGCTTGAAGGAAAAGGCGATGGTGACCAAGGTGAAAGCATTGGCGATGGTGACCACAATGGCCACGGGTGACGATGATCGGCGAAGTGAGACGTAGGTGACTGTGTGTTGTGTGTCGCGCGTAGACTAATTTGGTAGATAGAGGAGAGGTACGTATGTCGCTAGCTCGGTAGGCTACGATTTTATGTAAGTTGATTAGAACccctacttttgatttttctttgCCCTTTTTTACCTGTTATTATGGTCTCGATCTGCCTGCTCTCATCACTAATCATATTCTACTTGATGTCTTGGGCTTGTTGGACTCATCTAGCATGTCTTCTATGATCTTCTAATAATTAAGCAGCTTCATGGTCTTGAGGCGTTGATCAGTTGATCTTCGTGTTGCCCAAGTCCAATCGTCGTCCTTCCTTGCATTCAAATGAACTAAATACCACCTGTATACTAGCAAACACATTAGTCCATTAGATCATGTTATCAATCAACCACAAAAATCACATATAGCCCATGCAAGATGCCATTTTCCTTATAGGGTCTTAGCAAGCTTACTCATTAATACTAAGAACTAGCTAGAGGCGGTCAAGGGTAGACCATTATAGACCTTGTCCGCTTTTTAAGAGTGTGCACTTAACATTTGAATAGCTAATTATAAAAATTGTGCACAATGTCATTGCTAACAATATAATAGGGAACAAGTTCTATAGCCTAGGCACAACAAAGAGAACAAATTTAAACAACAAATGTAGGAAGAGAATAAATTATCTTTGTTGGGGAGGGGAGATTGGATATACAAATCTCTTTCAATTGCTTGGCGAAGTTCTTCATACTTGATGCACCCAAAATATATATgcattcatgtgaatgccaagCCTCCAATCTCCTCCTCACTCATGAGTCATGAGCCCCTCACTTCTTGAGGACCCAAGCAAGGTTGGGCCCTCTTGTAGTGATCTACAAGAGATTTTGGAACCAAAATTTTCTTTAGAAGCTTCCCCTTACCCTACAATTAATCTTCCTCAGAAGATAGTGAGTTCCTTCATAGGAAGAAGTTTGGGAAATCTATTTAAAAAAACTTTCTGGTAGGTGTATATTTTCTTGAAATACCATCAGTTTGGCAAATCTATTAAAAAAATACTACTCTGACCCTGGGGGTTTGCTGAAATATATTGAAGTTTATAAATACATATAGTACTAGAAAACGGTGGTCAAAGGTACACATCGGAAATCATGTCGCTGTCCAAAAATGTCTTTTTTTTTCGGAAGGACGGCAAGTCGGCAGGTGTAACAAAAATGCTAAAAGAGAACAACCAATTAATGATATTTTCCACACAGAAGCCTCACGGTGCCGGTTCATTCTTACATACTGTACAGAAGGATGTAACATGTATGCATCCTAAATCTGCAAACAAATCTTCGCTTGTAACCTATACATCCTAATTGTAAAGtaataggaaaaaaaaaggtCAACACTTTTAGCTTGTTCCAGATTATAAGTACACGTGGTAATATGAACAAATGTGCTGAGGTGAATCATGGGTGGAATTTCCACTGCTGCAGGTTGATTTTAGTTGGCTTCTGCAAATAACAGCAAACACTACCATGCCAGCTTCACGCTTAATCAGCTGTCCATGTCAGACCGTCAAGTTGCTGAAAGAGGGAGCTCTGCATCACATTCGATGGCCAGCTAGCGTCAATCATCTGTATATACTGGCTTTTGCCAGACTTTGGTGTTCTTTTTGGGATCATCACAGAGGGTCAAATCACTGTCAAATTCTCTCATTGTCTTGACAAATGTCTTTGCTCCTTGCATCATTAGCCTTTCTACCATGAATAGCTGATAGTTATTCTCAATTATTGGGTCCAATATGCTACTGAAGTTGGACGAGTATGCTAACTTGTACCTGAATTGTTTCCAAAAAACAAGCAAACACTTTCAGTAAGCGCAAGTTGATTTTCTTGATATAATAGCACACATGGATGTAGAAACCAGAATAGGATTTAACCAGTATACAGATTGAAGAACTGACATGACCAGACACATGAAAACATCTCATATAGCTAAAAGATGCTTAACCATGGCAAAATGGAAAGTGAACAGAAAAATAAATTTAACTGCCTAAATAGCAAGAATGAGGACAGCTTTCCAACTGCACTTACCAAGAAGTGTTCTGCAATGCATTAGGATGCAGGAGGAAGATAAATGCTAATTCAAACAATGCTGTAGATCCTAGTTGGACAAGGGAAATGGAAAAACAGCACAGGCAGTACCTGTCTGACAAAGCGGAAAAGAAGCCTGGAGTTCTTTCATTTGATGCAATGTACAGAGTTCGACCTGGTGGAATCCATTTTGCAATTCTTTTTCTGATGTACTCAGGGCGGGTGTCTCTGTCTAGATGAGGATGAAGGCTCCGTTCGACACCAAATCTATCTTTCCTATTTTTCAATAGATCGCCACGTCTCACATGAATAGCATCATAATCACCGAGTGTTTCTTTCATCTGAAACCGAGAAACTGATTTAGGGGTTGCATCATAGCCTGCAATGAACATTACTGAACATGACAACAGAGGGAATATCTTGATTGAAGAACTCATGTAAAGGTAACAATTACCCAAAACCATACTTCCAAATCTGATGTATGCTTGACAAGCTACAAATCTACAGATGTTTCAGGGCATGAGGCTTGAGCTAATTCTGTTTTCGCCCAGTCAGAAGTCTGTGCAGCCTTGGCATATCATATTAATGACTTGGCATAAGAAAGTGCAATAGAAACAGACAAACTGGTATCTATACTTGCAGGGTGCTGATAACATACTTTGCTTTATGGATGAACCACCAAAACAACAGCAATTGCAGAACTTAAAGTGTGTTGTGAATGGATAAATGAAAGTCATCAAACATTTCTCCAACGTTAGGGTTCAGTTAGCAGCAGTAATTCCACACTTTAGGTACATCATCAAATCGTAATTTAAGGTCAATGCATCTTAAGGATTGTATGAAACAACTGGATCAAATCATTCTAACAAGAAACAAGAATATGAATATAACCAAAAGATTGAGGAAAAGAAACAGATACATACTAACAGTCCATTTCTTGAGACTGCATAAACAAGACAGGCAAGGAAAAAAAACCTTATTGGCTGCATCCCTCAATTTTTGTGCTGGCATACTTGGCAAAAACTTGTAGGATAACATCACTGAGCTGCGGTTTTTGCGATCCTTGCACTCCATAAACCTGAATTTCAGATATGAGCTTAATGTTTGGACATAATAATTGGT contains:
- the LOC8082603 gene encoding heat stress transcription factor B-4d, with amino-acid sequence MAAFLVERPCSGGGGEKKTKTTTTTVVLSMDDMDMSSHAAKPAGPAPFLTKTFQLVDDHRTDHVVSWGEDGATFVVWRPPEFARDLLPNYFKHNNFSSFVRQLNTYGFRKIVADRWEFANEFFRKGAKHLLSEIHRRKSSSSCLQPPQKLQPPLPQHQPYLSLFMPPQPPRHPSCYNVQEEDHGGKDFLATLSEDNRELRRRNSLLLSELAHMRRLYNDIIYFLQNHVEPVVPTPVATTTTASCRLVELGSTDSDTSAPTWRPRGDDEAPVKLFGVRLNDGKKRRAQQVVPLEGKGDGDQGESIGDGDHNGHG